The Microtus pennsylvanicus isolate mMicPen1 chromosome 5, mMicPen1.hap1, whole genome shotgun sequence DNA segment GCCAGTTGTTCTCGTGAGTAGAGACTCTGGCCCCATTTAACATGGATGCTCGGAGCATTCTGACAATTGTTGCCTTTATAAAAATGACTATCAATGTTGGTGTGAGAGTAGTTTAATGTCTTAGCATCAAACCAGTACTGCCCATTCTTCTTAATGGTGATACAAAAAGAAACGAAAAGGCTTGTGGTGGACAAAGGCAAACAAAGACTAAGGATCCTTCCAGAATCAGAATAAACCATAGAAACCACCCTTGATTTCCCACCTGAAGCCCACAGAGCTTCCATTGCTGAGGGCGGCCAGGGTGAGCTGGCCTTGTGTTTGAGATTATCAGGTAAAATCTGACCCCTGAACTCCTATTTGTACTGGTTCTGACTGCTGAAGTAATTCTGTGGAATTGCATTGGTCACAGCTCTCCAAAGGCCCCTGTCTTCTCTAAACAAGACATCTTTTCACTGGTTTGCTGCCATCCTGGTCACTTCCCTTCCAGCCCACGCCAGCTGGCAGTGCCCTCTACAAAGTGAGACCAGAGTTGAAGTGTTGGATTCCAGTCCTCTGCTGAGTCTGTACGAGACATAGTAGGCCACAGGTGACCATCTAGGTTCTGGAAAACTCTAGGACTATGTCCTAAAGTATTCACTCTAGGTTGGTGTCTCACCTATGAACAAAAGCAATTAGATTTCCCCATATGAACTTCTGCTCAGTGAGGCCTACCTCAGTTAAGGATTTAAATTGGGTGACTAGCTAGTTGTGAGTCAACCTTTGGTCAAGGGAAGGAATGCTGGAACACAGTTTCTCAGCAGACTTGTCCATCCTATAGGACAAAAAAGTAGTCTTtgtcatctttttgtttttaggaaTGTCAAGATAAACATCCCTGGCATATAAATAGGTTACCACAGTAAAGCTATCTGAAGACAAGTCTCTGAttttcatgttataaataaagGAGGGGTTGCCAGACGTGATGGCTcttatttgtaatcccagcacgagaGGGAGAAACAGGGATGCCGGGAActagagggcagcctggtctacacagtgagtttcaggctagtcaGAGTAGTATAAAAAGAcccaaaaaggaaggaagaatggaagggagagtgaggagggaagaaggaaaggaagaatcaTGCTAATCATTATTGTAGTTATCAGAAACGAAGATGGCAGCTTCTGCTCTTCGCTTTGCTGCAGAACCGGACAACGGCTCCCTCAGCAGCGATATCACACTCTACCAGCTGATCTCCAGGAGAAAGACTCCACAGAGGTGTCTCTGGAGACCTGGGGACTAATGCCATTCCCAAGTTAGTTGCCATGTTTGGAAATGTCCCCTGAAATCTCATACATTTTTAGACAATAccaaaaacactttaaaaactaCTGAAAAGGTATTACTTTTAGCCGTACGCTATGCAAGGAAATCACTTATGCCTGAGACCATTATTGCTCAATTGTGGCAGCCAGTAACGTGGTGCAGACCTGACGAATGAAAAGAGTGGAGCCAGCTTCTAGGTGGCTTATTGTGGGAGCCTCGGCTGGACCCACTCCCGTAGAATAATGTGAGTTATCCTAAAAGAGGATTTGGGGCCCCCTCACAAAGTCTCTAGTGTTGAACCCATAGGAGGCCAAGTCCACATTGACCAGATGTCAGTTCTGTCTGCTGCTGCCTACCAAGTTGCAAGTGTCTAAGCTCATAAATTCAGGTTTTGAAAGACCCTAGTCtaagcttttatgtttctatGCTACAATGTCACAAGGCTATCCTCATCTCACAGGACTAAAGAAATGGGTCTAAAGTTAGCCCGTAGGGGCCAGGATTATCCTGCGATCTTAGCCTATCTGGCCAATGCCCCGTCGCCCATGACTAATGCCAGCCAGTAGTCCAGATTCTTATTCAGGCAAATTGAACAGGAGACTCACAGATTGGAGAAGGAGCCTCCGTTGAGGAGGTCAGTCACAGCTGTAATTCCTACTAACTCACCCAGCATTATCTGAAGACGATGTTTAGGAGCAGATCCTGACACTCCTGAGCCTGTCATGGCAGTAACCCTTTGGTACACCCTCCTTGACAAACCTCACAGCCTTGTAATCCCATCCCTACTCCTTGCTCAAATGCTGCCTCCTCAAGGAGGCGTCCCTGACGGCCCTCCTCAAACATGTAAcatggggttggggagatggacCCACTGGCAAAGCACTTGCTGAGGATCTCAGTGCAATCTCCAGAGCCTGCATTTGAAAAACCAAGCTGAGCTCCATGGCACTTGAAATCCCAGTgtgggcaggcagagacaggtgatcccTGTGGCTCATCGGCTAGTCAGttctgggccagtgagagaccctttcttttttttgttttttgtttttttgtttgtttttcaagacagggtttctctgtagctttggtgcctgtcccgaaactagctcttgtagaccaggctggcctcgaactcccagagatctgcctgcctctgcctcctgagtgctgggattaaaggcgtgcgccaccaccgcccggcgagagaCCCTTTCTTAAACTCAAGATAGATAGTGCCTGAGGAAAGAAAccagaggctgacctctgacttctacacTCATACCTTTATGCACTCTgtacccacacccacacaaacattcatatgaacacacacacacacacacacacacacacacacacacactgaatgcaGCTTACCCTTCCTTATGTTCCCAGTCCATTTTGCTATTTTTGTGGCTTCCAATATTACTGACTATATTCCAGTCTAATATACTGTGTAATTTACTTCTTTTCTATTGCCTTTCTCTTCTGCTAGAACATCGAATCATTTGGAGATAGATCTTGCTTCTGTCAAGCAAATATTATATCTCAAAGCAAAGTATCTTGACATAGAAACTACCCAAATATGTAGAACAATACCTAACTACATTGCAGGCAACCATTGGCTTATGTCTGTGGACAATCGCACTGTTTAGAACTCAGGCGAGCATTTGCTCGGAACGCAGGGAACAGGGACCGTGAGGGGCTGTAAGCATTCAGCTGTTCTTGCCCTGAGTGTTTGTGAAGCTGTGGCTTGCTGTCCTTGGATTGCACTATTTTCCCATCAGTCGGTTTTGTTGGCATCACTGAGACAATGTGTGTCAAACCATGACCAGCAAATGTCCTTACCCCATCTAAGATGGCATCTGTGTCCGCAGAGGTACAGTTTCTCTGGCTCTCGAGTCTCTCTATAATCTCATGTGCTTTGTTTTGGGCTGGTGGCTTCCATCTCTAACCCTTCCCCAAAGTGTCTGCTCCCGCCAGACTGACTGTTCGTTCTGAGAGGTCACAGTGCCTAGtgttcccatttccttcccaagaACGCCAAGTTTTCCACCAAGAAAGAAGCTCCTTTCATTCTGGAAACATCCGAAATCGGTTCAGACCTGTTCGCAGGAGTAGAAGCCAAAGGGCTAAGCACTCGGTAAGTCCCTTTATACACTGTGTATTTttaaggacaaagaaaaaaaaagactaacagATTCTAGTCTTCTGATGTTTGTATACACAAGACTGGTTAGTGACACCTCCCTATTTAATTTCCAGGTTTAAAGTAGTCCTGAACAGCTGCTGGGCCACCCCCTCGGCTGACTTCATGTACCCCTTGCAGTGGCAGCTGATCAACAAGGGGTAAGTCTACTTTCTGGACTCAGCGCAGAGTGGTGGGTCCAGTGTGCGCTGGTCTCTTCTGCTATGGCTTGGAATAGCTTGGGAGGAAACTTTCTGTTCATACTAGATCCTTTGGGTAGAGCTCCAGTTTCAAGAGTCCTTAGTGATATTAAAGTATGGAGATACATctatatatgtagatagatagatagatagatagatagatagatagatagatagatagatagacagacagacagacacatgtctATCTATATGATATTATCGGGTATTTCCCTGTACACATGAACACAACAGCAGCAGCACACTCCCCTCAAGGGGTGATTCCATGTAGGGCAGGGAACTCGCTCAAGGTGAGGGGGAGACCTCCTAGCAGGCTGCCACCATCCAACCAACCAGAGTGAGCTGTCACTGAGAGGCAGGTGCCACAACCTGTGCCAAGAGATGGTGGCGCCAAGACATCTAGGCTCGCCCATTCTTTACCATCCCTTCCCCCACCACAAAGCTCCTCTTACGTTACTTTCCATTGGCTGACACCAGCCTAGGGCACTCTGGCTACAAAGAGCTATTTTAAGGCTCCACATCTTGAGTTCAGATAAGGATCTCAGGTTTATTGACCAAACAATCCCGCTAGATCCTCATATCATAAGCTGGAAAATTCTCACAACCTCATCAATGCCAAGGCCACAACAAACAGAAATAGCTCTGACCCTTGGCCCAGATCAGAAGGTACAACCTTTGTTTCTCACTCATGATCCTCAGAGAGAATTCTCAGATGATATTTTCAGTCAGTTCTGTCTCAGCAAACATTTTTTCTCCCCATTATTTAGATAATATGTGGATAATATGACCATGTTTTAATAATggttattatataatatatcGACAATTAATTGAACATATTCATTTTTCCACTTTCAGGCAAAACCTAAGAGCACACACAGAGCTAAAAAGTGGGTGTGACTTGAGTTTGGGTGTCTATGGCAACAGGAAACCCACCACTCCCATCCATCATGGTGGTCCTTACCTTGTGTTACTCTGAGGTCTTACAGAGGGCTTTATCTCTTGGAGATGTCACTTCTTTAGGACAGGGGTTCAACCTACCAGATGTATGGGTTCTCATAAGTCACCCCCTATTTTAGAATTTGAGATAATCAGGTCTACCCCCCATAGCCCTTCAATTTGACCTCTCACTCAGGGATCAGAGTTCTTTGGAAGGACAAGCAGCTGTGCCCAGGTTTACCAGAGAGCTGTGTGAAATGTTGCCTTGGAGCCTTTCTGGCAGTCTCTGGTGTGATGTGTCATTGTTTCATTCTCCCTTCTCCTGTGCACACCAGCTGCCCCACTGATGAAACTGTCTTCGTGCATGAAAACGGCAAGGACCACAGGGCAACTTTCCAATTCAATGCCTTCCGGTTCCAGAACATCCCCAAACTCTCCAAGGTTTGGTTACACTGTGAGACATTCATCTGTGACAGCGAGAAGCTCTCCTGCCCAGTGGTGAGGGTCCTGGCTCTGGAAGGAAGATATGACCCCAAGGGGCTGGGATTGGAGAAGCTGGATTGACCTGGGAGAGGTGGGGCCTGGGTGCAGAGGCAGAAGGTCTGGGCCTGTCTACTTTGCTACCAAAACTTACCAGTTTGGTATGTATGGCTGGATTCATCATCTTGGAATAGAGGTGCTCTGTTCTGATGGCTGTTCCCTTCTCAGAGAGCAATGTAAGATAAAAATGAAGGTAGCAATATGCATGAAAAGTCTTTGAAAAAGTTAAAAGTGTCAAGGAATCCATGATCTAGACAGAACTCTAAAGGTGGGCGATTGCAGTTTCGACTGGACTGTCTTCAGAGAAATGCTGAAAATCTAGGTCAGTGCGGACAGCACAGTGGGCGGAAGGGCCAGTGCCCTGCGGCTCCGGGATTTGCAGAGTGAAGAACACCTCCTCGGGAACTTAAAAGTGCTGAGCGCCGAACAATCCCGTCCTCCATGTAGACAGAGGCCCGAGCGTCTAAAGAGACTGCCAGCCCACATGGCCTGGAGCAAACAGCAGAAAGGAGGTTGGATCTCTCCTTCCATCCACTCCTGTGACTAGAAAACAGTTGCTTCTGAAcacagggaggaaaagaaaatagagccAGGGGCTGAGGGCTGGGGGGTGGAGGAGAACCGGTTAGTACTTGATCAAAGGACAGCAGCAGAGTTGCAGTTttaacagaaggaaaggaagcaaaaCACATTGTGAGTGTCCTCTTCTCCTATCACTGAGTTAAGGAAAAGTCAAGTCTTGTTTCCTATTAAAATGTGCAGCGCCCTCCTCTGCTGGAATAAGGATGACCTAGTCCAGCGGGGATTACCCAGCCTGGAGAGTCAATGGACGCTAGCTGCGTGCGTGGGTGCGTGCGTGGGTGGGTGCGTGCGTGCGTTTGTACACTTTATGTAAGTAGTGAGTGGGTGGGGACTTGGCGGTCCATGAACTTTCACTTTGCTTTCTGGTTTGTCTCTTGTTTCCTTTGTTCATTTCTCCTCCCGGTCTTCAGAACTGCGACAAACGGAAGCGGATGATGCGTGAGCAGACAGGGGGTGTCCTGGTGGTGGAGCTGTCCTTGCGGAGTAAGCTGATTCCCCCATAGTCGTGTGCACTCTGGGCTGTGACCACACGCACGGCAGGTTTGAGCATTTTGATTGAATTGTCAAACCAGGCGTGCCTGTGGACACAACACTCACCTGCTCCTCGAGTGGCGTGGGCCCAAGGAGGTGAGGTTTGTTGGCTACCCAGAAGGCCTTTTGGGGACCCAAATCCAAATGTTCCTAAGAAATTAGGAAGTACTGACGTGAGCTTCCAAACTGGTCATGCCATGAACGACAGGAATGGGAATGCAGGTGTCCTGGGAATGTCAGCGAGCCTTCACTGCCCAAACCTGGCCTGGACACAAGTTCCAGAAATGAACAAGACTCACAGAGTTTACCTTCTAGCCAGGAGAGGGATGGTACACACTGAGGGGTGGGGGAAtgttgagggatgggggatgggtagGGTGATGCAGGAGTATGTAGCCACAGGAACTGACCCAGTATAGGCCTTACAGACTGGAAAATGTCACTGTGACCTGGAGGATGCTGTGAGCAGAGGGTGAGCCAGACTTTGGAGTTGTCCCTCAAAGCATAAACGCCAAAACACAGACCAGGGCCAAGTCCCCAGACATCCTCTTGGTTTTCATGAGGCCTACAAATAAAACAGGTTTGGCACACTTTCATGCAgtcccaaaaattaaaaagaaaagaaaaacgtggtgcataaaaattcaataaaattaaaagctcagtgtttataaagttttattagaacacaGATGGCATTGTCTACAGTACATTCACACAAAGACAATGCAATAAGGCCATGCttggtgtagtggtgcacacctgtaacctcagtcctcaggagactgaggcaggaggatagtgaaTCTGTGACCCATCTGGGATACACAGTAAGACTGACCGAaggtataaagaaagaaaatacttcacaACCCCCTGCAaagctaaaaatatttaatatcttgTACTTTCCAAAATATTCAGTGGCCCCTGCTTTAGACAGCCAAAGCGGCAATGCCGTGAGAGGAAGCCTTTGTCAACCTCAGtatgcagcacttgggaggtagaggtgggtggatctctgtaggttcgaggccaacctggtttacaaagtgagttttaggacagccaggaccctttcatagaggaaaccctgtctccaaaacaaaacaaacaaacaaacaaaaaccaaaacctcaGTATACTTCCTCTGATTTAGTGGGGGTTGGACGTGGCCAGGTTTGTGGCTCAGAAGCAGTCCTGATACTCCTTCCATGGCTTTCTTcagcctgtgttctctctctttgcttACTCCAGGCAGAGGACTCTCCAGCCTCTGTGACTTCTCAGGTAAGGAGAAGAGGCACTCTCGTGTCATGGGGCAATGGTTTGGGAGTGGTTGCACTGTTAGGGATGTTTTCTATGGCCCCAGCAAAATCTGTCATCGAAAATATACATCTTAGAGTACACCTGAGTGGGGCAGATGGGGACAGAGGTAAGAGGTCTCACGCCAACCAGCCGGTGACCCAAGAGACAAGCTGTTTCAAATGGATGGAGAACCATCAGAGGCCACAGAACCCCTTGAACAAAGCCATCACCAAGTGGCTTTCCTAAGGTTCCTGCACTTGGAGAACATAATTTTGAATCAGATTGTCTTCTCATTAGCAAATATTTGAGTCCCTGCTTTGACTCTGTGGTTCATTAACAGAGCAACTTGGATAAGAAAGAGTCTCAGCCTCCTTACTCAGCTTTGCTCTGGGAACTGGGCTATGATTGTCCCTGGCATACGTGGTATGCTATGAATTAATTATACTTCAGCATTAAACGATACAGTGGACGAGACAAGGTCATGGGGTGAAGGCTGGGAAAAGCGACATAGCAAGCAGCTGGAGAAGCTTCTGAGAGGAAGAGCCATTTCAGCTGCAGCCAGGGTCTCAGTGGAAAGGTGACAAGGACATAGAGGGGGGTGGGGCTGTTGCACTGATTTGCTGACTTCCAGATTGGAATCAATTAGTCAGTATAAGAAAATCATATAAACTGATTTCGATGTCCACTTCTCGTTCTAAAGGGAAGTGCTCCAGAGAGCATCCTACAgggaaaggcgtgtgccagcactGTGCAGTCCAAGTCAGATGTCTGTTTTCCAGAGGTCCAGAACCTAGGCTTATGTGTTAGGGCCTCCATGTTGATAGAAGTGGAGCATGCAAGTCCCAGGGGATGAGCAGGAATGACTGTGTGTAAAATTTGGAAGCTGTACAGCAGCCCCGTTACATTAACTCTGGCTGAATGCTCCTTGGCCTCACACAGCTGTTTCTCAGTGCTGTCTCTGTCCCCTCTGCTTCACAGGTGTTCTTTATCACCTCGTCCTGATGCTGGGGATCTTTGCTGTGCTATAGGACACACCTGGGCAGCTGCAGCAACTCTCTCCAAGGTTGCCCCAACTACGACACACATGTTTATCGTACTGCcagaaagaacaaacagaagactTCATTGCTGGGGAGCCGAGAATAGCGCTTTGCCAAATATGTGTTCCccatgatttttgtgtgtgtatgaatttggTGATCCGCTCTCGTTAAAGCCACACTTCCTCGCACTCCTTCCTGTGGCCATTAGACCCTGCCAGTCCCCTCCATGAGGGTGGGGAGGAGTCATCTCTCTCTACTCAAACTCGGGCAGCATTTGAAAGCTGCTTTCATCAtaaaagatcacacacacacacacacacacaccacatgcagcTTAGCATCTGGATACCATAACCACAAAAATCAATGCCAAATACAGAATCCACAGGGGTAGCCAACTTTACCCAGCAGGCACTCTATCGCTGAGACGGTAGAATTCTGAAGACTAGAATTGAGCCCCTAGGCAGGAAGTTCCAATCTTCAAGTGTCAATGTGGAAATCCAAGTTAAATACAATATATTTACTCAAACTTGTGTAATAGACAAGAAGTAGGTTCTTAAGAGCCTCTAGGActaatgtgtttatattttaggGTTTCTTAAAAAGCTATTAACATTAGGTAGGTATTACAGTGCCTTATCCTTATAACTGATTATATCTCTGTAATGAAAAGTAAATAGGGAATAGACTGTGGAAGGAGTAAACTCACATAGTAACACGGCATTGCGTGCAGGAAGTGAAAGGCAGTGGGAAGGCCGCCTGAGTCCAGGTTCTCTGAGATTTGAGGGCCCATCCTCTCACACATCACAGCTTGTGATGCTCTGTGTACTCACGCCTCATTTGCTCGGGAAGTCTTCCTGTCTGAGATGCCTAACACCATTCATCTTCACCAGAAACATTCACGCCCGTGTCTGTTTCCATCTCGTCCACTTATGATTGTGGGAACGGAACCAATAAAACCAGAAATGCCATGCAAACACAGCCTACGGCATCACGGGACAGCACACTCCCATGACGGGTCACACCTGTGATCTAGAATTGCCAGTGTCGGTGACTCACAGTAGCCAGCAAACTGCATAAACCAACCCTGCCAGGGCATCTGCTCTGCTGAGACAGGACAGGCCCAAGATCTACATTTTTTCTTTGTCACATACATACTTCACATTTGAAATCACGCGTCAGTTTGTCCCTCTGTGTTTAATGCCCTTGAGAGGTTTGAGGGCTGCTGTTTGCTGATTGTTTTACAACTTGCATAAATGAACCTAGAAAAAACCAGTTGCCAAGTTGTGTTTGTTTAGGCAGAGGCTGGGGTACTACGCTTCCGTGCCGTCTAAACTTGGTATCTAGCTGGCGCACCAATCAGGGTGGAATCTCTTCCTAATGTAAAGTCGGAGTTCATTGTgttcagaaaatacagaaaacctCATTGGTTCTGGTCAGAAACTCTTACATAGCAGACATATAACCAAATTCATGTCTTTGGATGTCCAACTAAAACAATGTTTAATTTTCTCACCATGATCTATGTGATCTTGTATCTCTACCTGTTGCTGTGGACTAAATAAAATGCCTGGAATAAATAACTTATTACTGCAGTTTATTTACATGTTCATGAATTATGGTAGAAGCCAATCCCACAACTTTTCCAAGGGCTTCTAGACTTCATAGAATTTAGATATTCTACCAACTTTCAATCATTTGTACTTCAAACACTCC contains these protein-coding regions:
- the Tectb gene encoding beta-tectorin, which gives rise to MVVRAFILLTLFAEASAKSCIPNKADVILVFCYPKTIIAKIPECPYGWEVHQLALGGVCYNGVHEGGYYQFVIPDLSPKNKSYCGTQSEYKPPIYHFYSHIVSNDSTVVVKNQPVNYSFSCTYHATYLVNQAAFDQRVATVHVKNGSMGTFESQLSLNFYTNAKFSTKKEAPFILETSEIGSDLFAGVEAKGLSTRFKVVLNSCWATPSADFMYPLQWQLINKGCPTDETVFVHENGKDHRATFQFNAFRFQNIPKLSKVWLHCETFICDSEKLSCPVNCDKRKRMMREQTGGVLVVELSLRSRGLSSLCDFSGVLYHLVLMLGIFAVL